DNA from Arthrobacter sp. StoSoilB19:
GAGTGCCGGTGCAGATCAGGTCCCCTGGCTCAAGGACCAGGAACTGGCTGAGATCGTAGATCACCTGCTCCACCCCAAAGATCAGGTCACGGGTGGAGGAGTCCTGGCGGATTTCACCGTTGACCCAGCTCCGTAACTGCAGGTCGCCGGCGTCCACTTCATCCGGGGTGACCAGGTACGGGCCGGTGGGGCAGAATCCGGCGCAGCTCTTTCCCTTGGACCACTGGCCGCCGGACACCTCCAGTTGGAATGTGCGCTCGGACAGGTCATTGACGGTGACGTAGCCGGCGATGTGGTCGCGAGCCTGTTCGGGGGACTGCAGATAGGAAGCCTGCCGCCCGATGACCACTCCCAGCTCGACCTCCCAGTCGGTCTTGGTGGACCCGCGGGGAATCGCCACAGCATCGAACGGGCCTGCCACCGTGTTTGGGGCCTTATGGAAAATGATGGGCACCGACGGGGGAGCGGCCCCTGACTCGGCCGCATGGGCCGCATAGTTCATGCCCACGCATATGACCGATGACGGCCGGGCGATCGGGGCGCCGATCCGGGCACCATCAACTGCGATCTCTGCCAGTTCCCCGGCGGCTAGGGCTGCCGCTGTGCGCACCGGTCCGTCGGATTCCCAGAAGCCGGCATCGATGTCCGCCGCCACCTGTTCGAGGGAGTAGTACTTCTGGTGGTGCAGGACGGCTGGTACTTCCTTGCCTGGCTCGCCAATTCGTGCGAATTGCATGGTCCTTCTTTCGCTAATTGATGCTGTTGGGTTGGGGGAACTACGTGATGAGGCCGCGGTTGCGCAGCTCGGCCCATAGCTGGTCCGGGACTGCCTGCGATGCCAGATCGAGGTTTTGCTTCACCTGTTCGGGCGTCCGCATGCCCAGGACCACGCTTGTCACGGCGGGGTGCTGGTACGGGTACCTCAAGGCGGCGGCAGGGAGGGTGGTTCCATGCGACTCGCAGATGTCGGCCAGCAGGTATGCCCGGTCTAAAAGCTGCGGGGGCGCGGGTTGGTAGTTGTAGGTGGCGTTGCGCGCCGGACGGTCTTTGGAGAGCAGGCCGGAGTTGAAGACTCCGACGTTCACTACTCCCACTTTCCGCTCAAGGCACGCCGGCAGCAGATCCGCTGCTGCTCCCTGCTCCAGCAGCGTGTACCGGCCCGCCAGCATGATCACATCGATGTCCGTTTCGGTGACGAAGCGGGCGAGCATTTCGGACTGGTTCATGCCTGCGCCCCAGGCACCGATGACGCCCTCATCCCTCAAGGCGGACAGGGTGGGTGCGGCACCGTCGACAGCCTCGCTCCAGTAGTCGTCCGGGTCGTGGATGAAGACGATGTCGATCCGGTCAGTCCCGAGCCGCTGGAGGCTTTCCTCGATGGAGCGCAACACCCCCTCGCGTGAGTAGTCGCGGACCCGGACCAGATCATCGGGCACGTCGAACCCCTGGGTGTCCTTACCGTTCGGGGATGGGTTGGGTCGCAGTAGGCGCCCCACTTTGGTGCTGAGCACGTAGCTGTTGCGGTCCTGGCCGGCGAGTGCTTTTCCAAGGCGGCGCTCCGAAAGTCCCAGCCCGTAGTGTGGGGCTGTGTCGAAGTACCGGACGCCACCCTCCCAGGCTGCTTCAACGGCGTCGATCGCCTCCTGCTCCTGCACCTGCCGGTACAGGTTGCCGATGGGGGCGCCCCCGAACCCGAGGACGGGCAGTTGGATTGCGGTGCCGGGGATGGTGCGGGTTTCTGTTTGCATGGTTAGTCTTTCTCCTCTTCCGGGTGTGCCGGACCCCGGACTGCCTTGAGTCCGTAAGCGCGAACTGCGGTTCCACGGGCGACGTTTTCGCGTTCGTAAGAGGAGGCGTCGGACATCGCCTGCTCCACCGTGAGAATCCAGTCCTGGTACGCGGCCGGCTCCGTCAGAGAGACCGGCCAGTCACTGCCGATCATGCACCGATCGGCCCCAAAAACGTTTAAGGCTTCCAGGATGAAGGGCAGCGCCTGCGGCCCAAGTGGACGCGTGGGGTCAGCTTCCGCGCCCGCCCCTGAAATCTTCACGACGACGTTGGGCAGCCTGGCCAATCGACGCATCGCTGTGCTCCATTCGCTGAGGCTGCCGGCTGCAATGGGTGGTTTGCCCATGTGGTCCAGCACTATGCACAGTTCCGGTATCCGGGCAGCAAAAGCTGCAAGTTCCGAAAGCTGCCACGAGCGGACGCAGGCGTCGAAGGCAAACCCGGCCCTCCCTACATGGCGGCCTCCGGCCAGTGTTTCCGCCGTCAGCATGAAACCGGCCTCCCTGTCCTGGAACAGCTGGCGCACCCCGCGGACCAGGGGCCGCTGACACAGCTCCGCAAGGTCTTCGGACACGCCGTCCCCGCGGTTGATGGGGGCATAGGCCACAATCGCCGCCAGCTCCGGCCAGGTGGCCCGGAGGCTCGCCACCCAGTCAACTTCCTTCAGCGCCTGGTCATCACGGCAATCGGCCTGCACAAAGACAGCCTGCGTCCCGGGCGCGTGTGGAAGTTCCCGTGGAAGGAAGGGCCGGTTCAGGGAAGGGACACGGTTCAACCAGTCATAACTGAGCACGGAAGGGTCCCAGACGTGGACGTGTGAGTCTATTACCTGAAGCAACTGTCAGCCCTCATGCCTGTCCGTCGGGCCGAACGCCGATGGTCAGGAGCAGGTTCGCGTAGTGCCGGGTGTCCCCACTGGCGATGACGACGGCGACGTTCGGCGACCGCGCGGCATCGTAGAAGTCGAAGCGCTGGTGCGAAGTGATGGGAATTGCGGTGCCCAGCGCTCGTCCGTAGCCTTTGACTGCCTCCGTCCAGTTTCCGTCCGGAGGCGTCATTACCGCGGCGGCTTCGAGCGGAACGGCGTCGATCAGCACCTCCAGTACCTGGTCAATGGTCAGCAGGCCGGGCCGCAGATTCAGGGCTATCCGCCTCGCGGCTGCAGGGGCGCCGGTGTTGTGCGGGTAGTTTGCGTCCGCCAGGAGGATCTGCGAGCCGTGGCCGGATTCAGCGAGGGCTGCGAGCAGGCCCGGGTGGGTAAGTGTGTAGTTGATCATGCCTGTTCCCCTACCCTTTCCCCGGTCCCTGCCCGAGCGAAGGCGACACCGCGCTCAGCGCGGGCCGATTCCCATGCCTGTTCGGCTTGGCCGGCGTCGGTGCCGGCCCAATAACTGCCCCGGGGAAAGGAATACGCCTGCAACGTCTGCTCCTTCAGT
Protein-coding regions in this window:
- a CDS encoding RbsD/FucU domain-containing protein, coding for MINYTLTHPGLLAALAESGHGSQILLADANYPHNTGAPAAARRIALNLRPGLLTIDQVLEVLIDAVPLEAAAVMTPPDGNWTEAVKGYGRALGTAIPITSHQRFDFYDAARSPNVAVVIASGDTRHYANLLLTIGVRPDGQA
- a CDS encoding amidohydrolase family protein produces the protein MLSYDWLNRVPSLNRPFLPRELPHAPGTQAVFVQADCRDDQALKEVDWVASLRATWPELAAIVAYAPINRGDGVSEDLAELCQRPLVRGVRQLFQDREAGFMLTAETLAGGRHVGRAGFAFDACVRSWQLSELAAFAARIPELCIVLDHMGKPPIAAGSLSEWSTAMRRLARLPNVVVKISGAGAEADPTRPLGPQALPFILEALNVFGADRCMIGSDWPVSLTEPAAYQDWILTVEQAMSDASSYERENVARGTAVRAYGLKAVRGPAHPEEEKD
- a CDS encoding fumarylacetoacetate hydrolase family protein — its product is MQFARIGEPGKEVPAVLHHQKYYSLEQVAADIDAGFWESDGPVRTAAALAAGELAEIAVDGARIGAPIARPSSVICVGMNYAAHAAESGAAPPSVPIIFHKAPNTVAGPFDAVAIPRGSTKTDWEVELGVVIGRQASYLQSPEQARDHIAGYVTVNDLSERTFQLEVSGGQWSKGKSCAGFCPTGPYLVTPDEVDAGDLQLRSWVNGEIRQDSSTRDLIFGVEQVIYDLSQFLVLEPGDLICTGTPEGVALSGRFPYLKAGDVVEIEVAGLGRQRQEFFQG
- a CDS encoding aldo/keto reductase — its product is MQTETRTIPGTAIQLPVLGFGGAPIGNLYRQVQEQEAIDAVEAAWEGGVRYFDTAPHYGLGLSERRLGKALAGQDRNSYVLSTKVGRLLRPNPSPNGKDTQGFDVPDDLVRVRDYSREGVLRSIEESLQRLGTDRIDIVFIHDPDDYWSEAVDGAAPTLSALRDEGVIGAWGAGMNQSEMLARFVTETDIDVIMLAGRYTLLEQGAAADLLPACLERKVGVVNVGVFNSGLLSKDRPARNATYNYQPAPPQLLDRAYLLADICESHGTTLPAAALRYPYQHPAVTSVVLGMRTPEQVKQNLDLASQAVPDQLWAELRNRGLIT